A genomic stretch from Edaphobacter aggregans includes:
- a CDS encoding carbohydrate binding family 9 domain-containing protein yields the protein MALAQVGTQEQGYAKPSVVSQSQPKSQPISDANVPLLNGPLTLSDFADMEPRPELKDKLGHLAQFIQNTPVDGAPATERTEVYLGRTNTALYIVFLCFDQHPELIRTHLARRENILKDDYVTVNLDPFQDRQRSVEFQVNPSGVQADASWTEASGPDYSFDQVWDSDGRITHKGWMALIVIPFRSLRFPPHGSEWGAVFWRNLPRNSENDFWPRVSANVSGELSQEGTLRMGGLEGVTGSHNVQLNPYALAQSEHTLETLDPMNPFFSSRHLEGTAGGEGKAILKDSIVFDATINPDFSDVESDQPQFTVNQRYPVYFPELRPFFLENASYFATPMTLLYTRNIIQPDFGGRITGKIGRTNLGILAIDDREPGKTVQPGDPLYNSKAEFYVGRASQDLGKGSNIGLMYTDEEFGGGFNRIGGADFTWRLNNHWTMLGQTVESATKENNPSSTATVFPSGYNAGPATDFQVQRNGHSFNMFNEYQDVSKGFTTLVGFLQTSNIRSDHLHATYQWYPKHSQLQSFGLETNQNIAFDHAHNRVYHYTTFDPFFLLPNNIVLAPLVGQNSDTVGPQNGYPLTENRNFTENFVGFVARGQPRQQLNFNLQAIKSGNVNYNPPAGEVPFLLDQETVQALISINPLRQLTDDNTYLLDRDHSAQDGQFVYETQVFRTKLNYQFTRAWSARLIAEYDSTLANPAETSLARTKQVQTQALLTWLPHPGTVIYVGYNSDLQNYNHQLCTTLPGTRKCNPNQPILPRGPGYLNDGRQFFIKASYLFRF from the coding sequence ATGGCACTTGCCCAGGTGGGAACTCAGGAGCAGGGCTACGCAAAGCCCAGCGTCGTTAGCCAGAGCCAGCCTAAGTCGCAGCCTATTTCGGATGCGAACGTACCGTTGTTGAACGGTCCGCTAACGCTGTCGGATTTTGCAGATATGGAACCGCGGCCCGAGCTCAAGGACAAACTCGGCCATCTGGCCCAATTTATCCAGAACACGCCGGTTGATGGAGCGCCCGCGACCGAGAGGACCGAGGTGTACCTTGGCCGCACCAACACGGCGCTCTACATCGTCTTTCTCTGTTTTGATCAGCACCCCGAGCTCATCCGAACACACCTGGCGCGACGCGAGAACATCCTTAAAGATGACTACGTCACGGTAAACCTGGATCCGTTTCAGGATCGTCAGCGCAGCGTCGAGTTTCAAGTCAATCCCAGTGGCGTGCAGGCCGACGCCTCATGGACCGAGGCCAGCGGTCCTGATTACAGCTTCGACCAGGTGTGGGACTCCGACGGTCGCATCACTCATAAGGGGTGGATGGCGCTGATTGTGATTCCTTTCCGCAGCCTCCGCTTTCCTCCACACGGCAGCGAGTGGGGCGCAGTCTTCTGGCGAAATCTTCCTCGCAATAGTGAGAATGACTTCTGGCCGCGCGTCTCGGCGAATGTGAGCGGAGAGTTGAGTCAGGAAGGAACGCTACGAATGGGCGGCCTCGAGGGCGTCACTGGTTCACACAACGTGCAGCTTAACCCTTACGCGCTTGCTCAGAGCGAACACACACTTGAAACACTGGATCCCATGAATCCGTTCTTTTCGTCGCGTCACCTTGAGGGCACTGCGGGGGGCGAAGGGAAAGCCATTCTGAAGGATTCGATTGTCTTCGATGCGACGATCAACCCGGACTTCTCGGATGTAGAAAGCGACCAGCCGCAGTTCACCGTGAACCAGCGCTATCCGGTGTACTTTCCGGAGTTGCGGCCTTTCTTCCTTGAGAACGCCAGCTACTTTGCCACACCGATGACGCTTCTCTACACGCGCAATATTATCCAGCCAGATTTTGGCGGCCGCATCACGGGTAAGATCGGCCGCACCAATCTCGGCATCCTTGCGATCGATGATCGGGAGCCCGGCAAAACCGTACAACCGGGCGATCCGCTCTACAACAGCAAGGCAGAGTTCTACGTGGGCCGCGCCTCTCAGGATCTAGGCAAGGGATCGAATATTGGCCTGATGTACACGGACGAAGAGTTCGGCGGCGGATTCAATAGGATCGGCGGAGCGGATTTTACGTGGAGGCTCAACAATCACTGGACCATGCTGGGCCAGACCGTGGAGAGCGCGACCAAGGAGAATAATCCAAGCAGCACGGCCACGGTCTTCCCATCCGGTTACAACGCAGGTCCTGCGACGGACTTCCAAGTGCAGCGCAACGGACATTCGTTCAACATGTTCAACGAGTATCAGGACGTGAGCAAGGGATTCACGACACTGGTGGGCTTCCTGCAAACCTCCAACATTCGCAGCGATCATCTGCATGCAACCTACCAGTGGTATCCCAAGCATAGCCAGCTGCAGAGCTTTGGTCTGGAGACCAATCAGAATATCGCGTTCGATCACGCGCACAACCGCGTCTATCACTACACGACGTTTGATCCCTTCTTTCTGTTGCCCAACAACATCGTGCTGGCACCGCTTGTCGGCCAAAACTCAGACACCGTGGGCCCGCAGAATGGATACCCACTGACGGAGAACCGTAACTTCACGGAGAACTTCGTAGGCTTTGTAGCTAGAGGCCAGCCACGGCAGCAGCTCAACTTCAATCTGCAGGCAATCAAGAGCGGCAACGTGAACTACAACCCGCCCGCGGGCGAAGTGCCCTTCCTGCTCGACCAGGAGACCGTACAGGCGCTCATTTCGATTAACCCACTGCGCCAGCTCACCGACGATAACACATACCTCCTCGACCGCGATCACTCAGCGCAGGACGGGCAGTTCGTCTACGAGACGCAGGTCTTCCGCACCAAACTGAACTATCAATTTACGAGAGCCTGGTCCGCTCGACTCATTGCCGAGTACGACTCGACGCTCGCCAACCCTGCCGAGACCTCACTTGCTCGCACCAAGCAGGTGCAGACTCAGGCACTTCTGACATGGCTTCCGCATCCCGGCACTGTCATTTACGTGGGCTACAACAGCGATCTGCAAAACTACAATCATCAGCTCTGCACCACACTTCCGGGCACCCGCAAATGCAACCCCAATCAGCCAATCCTTCCGCGCGGCCCGGGCTATCTGAACGATGGCCGCCAGTTCTTCATTAAGGCAAGTTATCTGTTTCGCTTCTAG
- a CDS encoding alpha/beta fold hydrolase, whose product MDMITVKDGTKIYFKDWGSGRPLFFHHGWPLSADDWDSQMMFFLEHGFRVIAHDRRGHGRSTQTFLGHDMDTYAADVAELVDVLDLKDSVHIGHSTGGGEVARYVARYGKGRVAKAVLISAIPPTFMKSDKNPDGVPKEVVDGIRNGTANHRAQFYKDITIPFYGFNRPGAVVSEGIQENWWRQGMMGAATAHYQCVKVLSETEFYDDLKIIDIPVLVMHGEDDQICPFPTTGARSVKLLKNGTLKSYPGFPHGMPTTHADQINADLLAFIES is encoded by the coding sequence ATGGATATGATCACAGTAAAAGACGGTACGAAAATTTATTTCAAGGATTGGGGCTCCGGCCGCCCGCTTTTCTTCCACCACGGCTGGCCATTGAGCGCGGACGACTGGGACAGTCAGATGATGTTTTTCCTGGAACATGGCTTTCGAGTGATTGCTCACGATCGCCGCGGGCATGGACGCTCAACACAAACCTTCCTCGGGCATGACATGGATACTTATGCCGCTGACGTTGCCGAGTTGGTGGACGTACTTGATCTCAAAGACTCCGTCCACATCGGGCACTCGACCGGTGGTGGCGAGGTTGCGCGATATGTCGCCCGTTACGGCAAGGGCCGCGTGGCAAAAGCGGTACTGATCAGCGCGATTCCGCCAACGTTCATGAAGTCGGACAAAAATCCCGACGGTGTCCCGAAGGAAGTGGTCGATGGAATTCGCAACGGAACAGCGAACCATCGCGCACAGTTTTACAAAGATATAACGATACCGTTCTACGGATTCAACCGTCCTGGCGCAGTAGTCTCTGAAGGGATTCAAGAGAATTGGTGGCGTCAGGGCATGATGGGCGCTGCTACAGCTCACTATCAATGCGTCAAGGTCCTCTCCGAAACCGAATTTTATGACGACCTCAAAATCATCGACATTCCAGTCTTGGTCATGCATGGTGAAGACGATCAGATCTGCCCGTTCCCGACCACCGGAGCTAGATCGGTAAAGCTCCTTAAAAATGGCACGCTAAAGTCGTACCCTGGGTTCCCGCATGGTATGCCCACCACTCATGCCGATCAGATTAACGCCGACCTTCTAGCATTCATAGAGTCATAA
- a CDS encoding response regulator: protein MTSDQIRVLCADDHPLILDGVARLLEREPDMVLVAEANNGNEAVRAFQQHQPDVTLMDLQMPKLNGVDAIHKIRELSPRARCVVLTTYRGDVQASRAFKAGAVGYLLKTMLRKDLIRTIREVHSGLRHIPAEIACEMTKYYASDELSPREIEVLKTIAAGRSNKIVADRLKISQDTVKGHMRSIMAKLNANDRLDAVLIAMRRGILDG, encoded by the coding sequence ATGACTTCAGATCAAATTCGCGTACTTTGCGCAGATGATCATCCGCTCATTTTGGATGGTGTCGCTCGCCTGCTAGAACGCGAACCGGATATGGTTCTCGTAGCAGAAGCAAACAACGGGAATGAGGCAGTTCGAGCTTTCCAACAACATCAACCAGATGTGACTTTAATGGATCTGCAAATGCCTAAACTGAATGGTGTTGATGCCATTCACAAAATCCGCGAGCTCTCCCCCCGCGCGCGCTGCGTGGTTCTTACAACCTATCGGGGCGATGTCCAGGCTTCACGCGCCTTCAAAGCCGGTGCCGTTGGTTACCTTCTCAAAACAATGCTTCGCAAGGATTTGATTCGCACGATTCGAGAGGTTCACTCTGGACTCCGGCATATTCCCGCAGAGATCGCTTGTGAAATGACCAAGTATTACGCATCGGATGAACTTTCACCGCGTGAAATCGAGGTACTGAAGACGATTGCCGCTGGACGATCTAATAAAATCGTCGCGGACCGCCTGAAGATTTCACAAGATACGGTGAAAGGCCACATGCGCAGCATTATGGCGAAATTGAACGCGAATGACAGATTGGACGCTGTCTTGATCGCAATGCGCCGTGGCATTCTCGACGGGTAG
- a CDS encoding sensor histidine kinase — MNGVKILLLTALLVCDATNGASVQKGTPRLSDTRLTSEDLLPKGLLPPLPAPSFQGITHTSWTRRDGAPGSINALTQTKDGYLWIGTTLGLYRFDGLRFSRYPFDSSSPALPSLDVCSLAADLDGGLWIAMCTATVVHLKADESIVTYGRKEGLPTGSLDKILSLSDGSVWIAGSSKLLHFEGERWVDFGKDHGIGRFGVFNVLFDREGNIWVSRDKRLSILHKAKGQLEDVPNKVQYVSSMVQDRTGEIWIGDAWRSVRPVTNTSPAGVLSLEGKAEMLIDSHDNLWIGEGNEGLSRILHVSEHASKPIIERASKSDLTSPQTHALLEDREGNIWVGTERGLDRFRETPFVHFRGTELRYFPSLIAADDGSIWIDSYGSALMHVLNGIVKPMGLPVHSGPFAKRRNGDICFVDQISYELQCYGRDRQTHIKLPDAIWHTPPMSMTEDTDGSLLISFQGGGFWRYHDEQWDPMVSPGLPKTSPWTMLSDTRGRVWLGYGNNDIVVRRDGSFQTLHVDEGPWSNTLTFFQAADTVWAAGSNGLSFLNGDRFQRVRSLEANLLQGTSGIAQDQLGNLWLNAGAGVLRITSDEVALLLHNPNHLVKADVFDENDGLVGQPTQFKRGPSAISDAHGRLWFSTGGDVVSLDPSKLRHGMVLPSILIESVLINGRTAMKAPGRPDAVLYTDTTHLHDLEINFIGINLSAPERVYYRYRLVGEDKDWQEAGKRRQAFYTRLNPGSYQFQVSASNGEDWNELIVPLRIEVSPSFYQTLWFKIICLVLGILFAWLVLKARTRFVAEQVHSRLSERVAERERVARELHDTLLQGFQGLMMRFHLATQSIPSGESAKSEMEDALDAADILLVESRDRIRDLRYESIEPASLSDALTALGEDFAMPHTWTLEVLTRGVAIELNPITYQDIYAIAKEALINAFRHSKASEIKVEISFAPMRLTLDIIDNGRGIDSDVLSGSKPTGHWGLAGMQERADSLGAALKIAVQPEGGTHLRLVIPGFMAFRHEQKASLFEKILSRLAGTP; from the coding sequence ATGAACGGCGTGAAGATCCTTTTACTGACAGCGCTTCTCGTCTGTGACGCGACAAATGGGGCTTCAGTTCAAAAGGGGACACCACGCTTGTCTGACACTCGACTAACCAGCGAGGATCTATTACCAAAAGGGCTCCTGCCACCTCTGCCTGCTCCGTCATTCCAGGGCATCACTCACACTTCCTGGACTCGTCGCGATGGTGCACCTGGAAGTATCAATGCCCTGACACAAACTAAGGATGGTTACCTTTGGATCGGCACGACGCTCGGCCTCTATCGCTTTGATGGGCTTCGATTTTCTCGTTATCCGTTTGACTCAAGCAGCCCTGCATTGCCTTCACTCGACGTTTGTTCCCTTGCAGCAGATTTGGACGGCGGCCTATGGATTGCGATGTGCACAGCGACTGTAGTTCATCTGAAAGCCGACGAAAGCATCGTGACGTACGGTCGCAAAGAAGGATTGCCAACCGGATCACTCGACAAAATCCTTTCGCTTTCTGATGGTTCAGTGTGGATTGCGGGCAGCAGCAAGCTATTACATTTTGAGGGAGAGCGATGGGTTGATTTTGGCAAGGATCATGGCATCGGCCGATTTGGAGTGTTTAATGTTCTGTTTGACCGCGAAGGGAACATCTGGGTCTCCAGAGACAAAAGACTATCCATACTGCACAAAGCGAAGGGCCAACTCGAAGATGTTCCGAATAAGGTTCAATATGTAAGTTCGATGGTGCAAGACCGTACTGGAGAGATCTGGATAGGCGATGCTTGGCGCTCGGTTCGGCCCGTCACGAACACTTCACCTGCAGGAGTTCTCAGTCTTGAGGGAAAAGCTGAGATGCTGATTGATTCACACGATAACCTCTGGATTGGTGAAGGTAATGAGGGCCTTTCGAGGATCCTGCATGTTTCCGAACACGCATCGAAACCCATAATCGAGCGTGCAAGCAAGAGCGACCTGACCTCTCCACAAACGCACGCCTTGCTCGAGGATCGCGAGGGCAATATTTGGGTTGGAACCGAGAGGGGTTTAGACCGTTTTCGTGAGACTCCGTTTGTTCATTTTCGAGGGACTGAACTTCGCTACTTCCCTTCACTCATCGCCGCGGACGATGGTTCGATATGGATAGACTCCTATGGATCTGCCTTGATGCACGTTCTCAATGGCATAGTGAAGCCAATGGGGCTTCCCGTCCATTCTGGCCCATTCGCCAAGCGCCGGAATGGAGACATCTGTTTCGTTGATCAGATTAGCTATGAATTGCAGTGCTATGGGCGTGACCGGCAGACTCATATCAAATTGCCCGACGCGATATGGCACACGCCACCAATGAGCATGACCGAAGATACTGATGGCTCTTTACTGATCTCCTTCCAAGGCGGAGGATTCTGGCGCTATCACGATGAACAATGGGATCCGATGGTTTCGCCCGGTTTACCCAAAACCAGTCCATGGACGATGCTTTCCGATACTCGAGGACGGGTTTGGCTGGGGTATGGCAACAACGACATTGTCGTGCGACGAGACGGCTCCTTCCAGACTCTCCATGTTGACGAAGGACCATGGAGCAACACGCTTACCTTTTTCCAGGCAGCAGATACCGTTTGGGCTGCCGGGTCAAATGGCCTGTCATTTCTCAATGGTGACCGATTTCAGCGAGTGCGCTCGCTCGAGGCCAATCTACTTCAGGGAACCTCCGGGATCGCACAGGATCAGCTCGGAAACCTTTGGCTAAATGCAGGAGCAGGTGTCCTCCGCATCACCTCCGACGAGGTCGCATTACTTCTCCATAATCCCAATCATCTGGTTAAGGCCGATGTCTTTGACGAGAACGACGGACTTGTCGGTCAACCTACTCAGTTCAAGCGAGGCCCATCAGCAATCTCGGACGCGCATGGGAGATTGTGGTTTTCCACTGGTGGCGACGTCGTTAGTCTTGACCCTTCTAAGCTCAGACACGGAATGGTGCTTCCTAGCATCCTCATCGAAAGCGTTCTCATCAACGGAAGGACTGCGATGAAAGCTCCAGGGAGGCCCGACGCTGTCTTATACACCGACACAACACACCTGCACGATCTTGAAATCAATTTCATCGGAATCAATCTGAGTGCACCGGAGCGCGTCTACTATCGTTACCGATTGGTTGGCGAAGATAAAGACTGGCAGGAGGCCGGCAAACGACGACAAGCTTTTTACACTCGCCTAAATCCTGGCTCCTATCAGTTCCAAGTTTCTGCCAGCAACGGCGAAGACTGGAATGAACTTATTGTTCCGCTTCGTATTGAGGTAAGCCCTTCCTTCTACCAGACTTTGTGGTTCAAAATTATTTGTTTGGTATTAGGGATTTTGTTCGCTTGGCTAGTTCTTAAAGCCCGAACGCGATTCGTCGCGGAGCAGGTTCATTCTCGCCTGTCGGAGCGGGTTGCCGAACGCGAACGCGTTGCGAGGGAGTTGCATGACACTCTGCTCCAGGGCTTCCAGGGGCTTATGATGAGATTCCATCTCGCCACACAATCAATACCTTCAGGTGAATCCGCTAAGTCAGAGATGGAGGATGCTCTTGACGCCGCGGATATCCTACTCGTCGAAAGCCGCGACCGAATACGTGACTTGCGATATGAATCAATCGAACCAGCGTCCCTTTCAGATGCGCTCACAGCTTTAGGTGAAGATTTTGCCATGCCTCACACCTGGACCCTGGAAGTACTGACCCGGGGCGTTGCCATTGAGCTGAATCCGATTACCTACCAGGACATCTACGCCATAGCTAAAGAGGCGCTTATAAATGCCTTCCGCCACAGCAAAGCTTCAGAGATCAAGGTAGAAATCAGCTTTGCACCGATGCGATTGACGTTGGATATCATCGACAACGGAAGGGGTATCGATTCAGACGTCTTGAGCGGGAGCAAACCTACTGGTCACTGGGGCCTTGCGGGTATGCAGGAACGTGCTGATAGTTTGGGGGCGGCTTTGAAAATCGCGGTTCAGCCTGAAGGCGGTACCCATTTGAGGCTTGTGATCCCGGGCTTTATGGCATTCCGCCACGAGCAAAAAGCGTCGCTGTTCGAAAAAATTTTATCAAGGCTTGCAGGAACGCCGTAA
- a CDS encoding TonB-dependent receptor, translating to MRRPILTRFSLFLVSVALLVTGALAQGTSGNLTGVITDPTGAVIPDVVVQLLNPVSGYERTTKTDATGTYHFYNIPYNPYRIVLKKSGFNASTRAVDITSGVPVTVSIQLSLETSSTSVTVETGSDLVENDPTAHTDIDRNVINRLPLESQSSSLSSLVTLSSPGVAADSNGLFHGLGDHAQNSFSLDGQPITDQQSKVFSNQIPNEAIQSLTVISGAPTAEFGDKTSLVIVATTRSGQGFATPHGSLYTSYGTFGSTNGGGDLSYGGAKWGNFLAVSGLNTGRFLDGPEFTVIHSKGNQQNIFDRVDYSFSDASSIHTNLQYTRSWFQTPNSFDTSAVSDQFGNPVGPTDQRSKIETFNIAPTYTHVVNKNTIFNFGGFVRRDAFNYFPSNNPLADLGPIQSETVAQNRTLTNAGLRTDLSYVKGIHNVKFGAVYEQTYLRENNRIAVVDPVLNSPCLDANGDPINGFTDPAHCTSLLGYQPNTGFNPILLPYDLTRGGSIYGWHGQTAVKQLALYGQDQIVAGNWVFNVGIRGDLYNGLSIARQAQPRVGVSYTIKQTNTVLRVSYARTMETPFNENLVLSVKGCLDPVLQAVFETLGPCVSAPFNPGFRNEGHAGLQQAFGRHLVFSGDYIWKYTHNAYDFSVLGATPITFPIEWHNSKIPGFALRVSVPETHGVSAFVVMSSVAARFFNPQIGGVGATPGTVGSTLPFRIDHDEKFNQTTHLQYTLPFRKSTWFGFNWRYDGGLVAGAVPCYNTIGANTGCGPTSITLTNGQPGIDLSGLTYDQQFQAGLICDGVRATPTSGFTQCDANGLTSNLVKIPAPNTEDEDHNPPRVQPRSLFDIAIGEDNLLHGDRYKVGLRLTATNITNKYALYNFLSTFSGTHYVSPRAFTGQVSFNF from the coding sequence ATGCGCAGGCCTATTCTTACTCGATTTTCGCTATTTCTCGTCTCCGTGGCACTACTAGTAACTGGAGCACTGGCCCAGGGAACCTCAGGCAATTTGACTGGCGTCATCACCGACCCAACCGGAGCGGTCATACCCGATGTCGTCGTCCAGCTTTTGAACCCCGTAAGCGGATACGAGCGTACAACGAAGACGGATGCGACCGGAACATATCACTTCTATAACATCCCCTATAACCCGTATCGCATCGTCCTTAAGAAGTCCGGCTTCAATGCCTCCACTCGAGCGGTAGACATCACCTCCGGCGTGCCTGTTACGGTATCGATTCAACTCAGCCTCGAGACGAGTTCTACCAGCGTTACCGTAGAAACCGGTTCTGACCTGGTCGAAAACGATCCAACTGCCCACACCGATATCGACCGTAACGTCATCAATCGCCTCCCACTCGAAAGCCAGTCGTCTTCCCTCAGTTCGCTCGTGACGCTGTCATCTCCCGGCGTCGCCGCCGACTCCAACGGCCTCTTCCACGGTCTTGGAGATCACGCTCAAAACTCCTTCTCGCTCGACGGACAACCGATCACGGATCAGCAGAGCAAGGTGTTCTCCAATCAGATCCCCAACGAAGCCATCCAGTCGCTCACAGTCATTAGCGGCGCGCCGACCGCTGAATTTGGCGACAAGACCAGCCTCGTCATCGTCGCCACCACCCGCTCTGGCCAGGGCTTTGCGACTCCACACGGTAGTCTCTACACCTCCTACGGAACCTTCGGCTCCACGAACGGCGGGGGCGATCTCTCTTACGGCGGCGCCAAATGGGGCAACTTCCTTGCAGTCAGCGGACTGAATACCGGGCGCTTCCTCGATGGCCCCGAGTTCACGGTTATCCACAGCAAGGGTAACCAGCAAAACATCTTCGATCGTGTGGACTACTCGTTCTCAGATGCGAGTTCCATCCACACCAACCTGCAGTACACCCGTTCTTGGTTTCAGACGCCTAATTCCTTTGACACGTCGGCAGTCTCCGATCAGTTCGGCAACCCTGTTGGGCCTACGGATCAGCGCTCCAAGATCGAGACCTTCAACATAGCGCCGACCTACACACACGTTGTCAATAAGAACACGATCTTTAACTTCGGGGGCTTCGTCCGTAGGGACGCCTTCAACTATTTTCCAAGCAACAATCCGCTTGCCGATCTAGGCCCCATCCAGTCGGAAACTGTCGCACAGAATCGTACGTTGACGAACGCTGGTCTGCGCACCGATCTTTCCTATGTCAAGGGCATCCATAACGTGAAGTTTGGCGCTGTCTATGAACAGACCTACCTTCGCGAGAACAACCGCATCGCCGTCGTTGACCCGGTACTGAACTCACCCTGCCTCGACGCGAACGGCGACCCTATCAATGGTTTCACTGACCCTGCTCATTGCACTTCCTTGCTTGGCTATCAGCCAAATACGGGCTTCAATCCGATCCTTCTGCCGTATGACCTCACCCGTGGCGGCAGTATTTACGGGTGGCATGGCCAAACGGCTGTCAAGCAGCTCGCACTTTACGGTCAGGACCAGATCGTTGCCGGCAACTGGGTCTTCAATGTCGGTATCCGCGGCGATCTTTACAACGGTCTCTCCATCGCGCGCCAGGCCCAGCCGCGGGTAGGTGTCTCCTACACTATCAAACAGACCAACACTGTACTGCGCGTCTCCTATGCGAGAACCATGGAGACTCCCTTCAACGAGAACCTGGTCCTCTCCGTCAAGGGCTGTCTCGATCCTGTATTGCAGGCTGTCTTCGAGACGCTCGGGCCGTGTGTCTCGGCGCCGTTCAATCCGGGCTTCCGGAACGAAGGCCACGCCGGCCTGCAGCAGGCGTTCGGCAGGCATCTCGTCTTCAGTGGAGACTACATCTGGAAGTACACGCACAACGCCTATGACTTCAGCGTGTTGGGCGCAACTCCCATCACCTTCCCCATCGAATGGCACAACTCGAAGATCCCGGGATTTGCGCTTCGCGTGAGCGTTCCCGAGACGCATGGCGTCAGTGCCTTTGTCGTCATGTCCTCGGTAGCCGCGCGCTTCTTCAATCCGCAGATCGGCGGCGTGGGCGCAACGCCGGGAACGGTGGGTAGTACGCTGCCGTTCCGCATCGACCACGACGAGAAATTCAACCAGACCACGCACCTGCAATACACATTGCCGTTCCGCAAAAGCACGTGGTTCGGCTTCAACTGGCGCTATGACGGTGGTCTTGTCGCTGGTGCGGTGCCCTGCTACAACACCATCGGCGCCAACACTGGATGCGGACCGACCTCTATCACTCTGACCAACGGCCAGCCAGGAATTGACCTCAGCGGCCTTACGTATGATCAGCAGTTTCAGGCGGGACTGATCTGCGACGGCGTAAGAGCCACGCCCACTTCGGGCTTTACTCAGTGCGATGCAAATGGTCTTACCTCGAATCTCGTCAAAATCCCCGCGCCCAACACCGAGGACGAGGACCACAACCCACCGCGCGTTCAACCGAGGAGCCTCTTTGACATTGCTATAGGAGAAGACAACCTTCTCCATGGCGACAGGTACAAGGTGGGGCTTCGTCTGACCGCAACCAACATCACGAACAAGTACGCTCTTTACAACTTCCTTTCCACCTTCTCGGGAACGCACTATGTCTCACCCCGAGCCTTCACCGGACAGGTGAGTTTCAACTTCTAA
- a CDS encoding SDR family NAD(P)-dependent oxidoreductase, translating to MSYFLPNEQLSLQVAAKALAVGGDVSKATSARNHRRAAIKNYGRLDILVNNSDVYEFSPIETVTESCSTRSSTSMYWGFLLTKQAGVKHLGEGASIINIGQGSAASHLAILYRGLRKWSYQNFHRNATEVRGRESGKCKR from the coding sequence ATGTCGTACTTTCTTCCTAATGAGCAGCTCTCACTGCAAGTGGCGGCAAAAGCGCTCGCAGTCGGCGGAGATGTCTCCAAGGCCACAAGCGCAAGGAATCATCGACGCGCGGCGATCAAGAATTATGGACGCCTCGACATACTCGTCAACAATTCAGATGTCTATGAGTTCTCGCCCATTGAAACCGTCACGGAGAGCTGTTCCACAAGATCTTCAACATCAATGTATTGGGGATTTCTTCTCACCAAGCAAGCTGGGGTGAAACACCTCGGCGAAGGGGCCAGCATCATCAATATTGGTCAGGGGTCAGCAGCATCACACCTCGCAATTCTCTATCGAGGATTGCGAAAATGGAGCTATCAGAATTTTCATCGAAACGCGACAGAAGTAAGAGGAAGAGAGTCGGGTAAGTGTAAGAGATAG